In Plasmodium reichenowi strain SY57 chromosome 5, whole genome shotgun sequence, the following proteins share a genomic window:
- a CDS encoding hypothetical protein (conserved Plasmodium protein, unknown function) — MALINFKEKIQILLKLKESLIPQIDGNFIGQWEMEALKYQNTSENIMIELKNVNFIETLVTAISSQLSYLRINLQNYAKMNEQEKDKFKRLYVLAALGLIAKLKLILFFSTYVNSRNETNNSKAFPIINENTYPSQLPPNMENNYDMTISLNMSNNNNNNNNNNNIHINSNNMNNNNINCNNNSENFINPKESQSVNMYNNNVEEFYAHYQNNTEQYNDNFTKSITQNNMMNFNAPVNNVTSNNNINNLNINNMNVNNMNVNNMNINNVSNINNVNNNSKKNNKSNNNNNNNNINCNNSGNIFSSHFTTNNTEDIQLNVLNNFVTTKNENLINAPLHTSKKRSLTIAQPQNNNKSINYIKNLQTLNGTKNITNEHMINYNEHVINDDSQRFLQQNQYTKYTNNNHQNVTATNNDNNELTNCSINFNNYYQHQNNGNNSINNNNNNNNNNNNNNNNNNSIQDKTILQSYNNNNMYTFRDDIYKNSYYI, encoded by the coding sequence atggCTTTAATAAATTTCAAAGAAAAAATTCAGATATTGTTAAAGTTAAAAGAATCTTTAATACCTCAAATTGATGGTAATTTTATTGGACAATGGGAAATGGAAGCATTAAAATATCAGAATACAAGTGAGAATATAATGatagaattaaaaaatgtaaattttATAGAAACATTGGTTACTGCTATTTCTTCTCAATTATCTTATTTGAGAATAAATTTGCAAAATTATGCAAAAATGAATGAAcaagaaaaagataaatttaaaagattATATGTATTAGCAGCTCTAGGGTTGATAgcaaaattaaaattaattttatttttttcaacaTATGTAAATTCAAGAAATGAGACAAATAATAGTAAAGCCTTTCCcataataaatgaaaatacaTATCCTTCACAATTACCTCCtaatatggaaaataattatgacATGACAATTTCATTAAATATGAgcaacaacaacaacaataataataataataataatattcatattaatagtaataatatgaataataataatataaattgtaataataatagtgaGAATTTTATAAATCCTAAAGAATCACAAAGtgtaaatatgtataacaACAATGTAGAGGAATTTTATGCACATTATCAAAATAACACAGAGcaatataatgataattttacaaaaaGTATAActcaaaataatatgatgaATTTTAATGCACCTGTTAATAACGTAAcatcaaataataatataaataatcttaatataaataatatgaatgtaaataatatgaatgtaaataatatgaatattaaCAATGTAAgcaatataaataatgtaaataataatagtaaaaagaataataaaagtaataataataataataataataatataaattgtaataatagtgggaatattttttctagCCATTTTACTACTAACAATACAGAGGATATACAATTAAATGTGCTCAACAACTTTGTTACaacaaaaaatgaaaacCTGATAAATGCACCTTTACATAcatcaaaaaaaagatcTTTAACAATAGCTCAACcacaaaataataataaatctattaactatataaaaaatttacaaaCATTAAATggaacaaaaaatattacaaatgaacatatgataaattataatgaacATGTTATTAATGATGACTCTCAAAGATTTTTACAACAAAATCAATATACAAAgtatacaaataataatcatcaAAATGTAACAGCAacaaataatgataataatgaattaaCCAATTGTtctataaattttaataattattatcaacaTCAAAATAATGGTAATAACAGTATcaacaataataacaacaacaacaacaacaacaataataataataataataataatagtataCAGGACAAAACTATTCTCCAGTcatataacaataataatatgtatacCTTCAGAGatgatatttataaaaatagttattacatataa
- a CDS encoding G-protein coupled receptor, putative, with product MGDENRYVSNSYLQNFEENEENRNMIKKKMNEYFTNLNCDLKYHRNSSIYCGIGGILYMNMILYENSMDKKYLDYCEDIIRYMDNYKERKNSITFLEGYTGIYSLCSMIYYYLGNEKYVEYLDKLINHLIKYKNDLLNVNSECELLYGKCGYIYSFLFCKNIWINYKEKKYIILKYLYYIMNSIFDYGIQQGREFHHLTSLSLYYEWHEKIYLGAAHGYAGIFFVLFELIQFFKNHIDDLCISIKIDNNKTPKNQKESNNDEDNNNNNNNNDDDDDDYIKNTVMNKLDEYVNLIYKVTDEILTLYTTHNLNVYSSIKMDNMSSRQKGMKKRKEILLQWCHGNIGYIILLMKLLNYDNVPTYFKTKYNEEYLNNMGLLIWEKGLLTKGLGLCHGISGNGIVLLYLYNYTQNKIWYTRAYKYALFCIKYFDKFCNIPDRPLSLFEGYAALVVFLSFILKPDRVYFPAHDFSKIISPDK from the coding sequence ATGGGTGATGAAAATAGATATGTGTCGAATTCttatttacaaaattttgaagagaatgaagaaaatagaaatatgataaaaaagaaaatgaatGAATATTTCACAAATTTAAACTGTGATTTAAAGTATCATAGGAATAGTTCAATATATTGTGGTATAGGAGggatattatatatgaatatgatattatatgaGAATAGTATggataaaaaatatttagaTTATTGTGAAGATATTATTAGATACATGgataattataaagaaagaaagaataGTATTACCTTTCTTGAAGGTTATACAGGTATATATAGTTTATGTAgtatgatatattattatttagggaatgaaaaatatgtagaatatttagataaattaattaatcatttaataaaatataaaaatgatttattaaatgttAATTCAGAATgtgaattattatatggaaaatgtggatatatttattcctttttattttgtaaaaatatatggataaattacaaagaaaaaaaatatattatattaaaatatttatattatattatgaattCTATATTTGATTATGGGATACAACAAGGTCGAGAATTTCATCATCTAACATCTctttctttatattatgaatggcatgaaaaaatatatttaggTGCTGCTCATGGTTATGCaggtatattttttgtattattcGAGCTGatacaattttttaaaaatcaTATAGATGATTTGTGTATATCAATAAAAATCGATAATAATAAGACACCGAAGAATCAAAAGGAAAGTAATAACGATGaggataataataataataataataataatgatgatgatgatgatgattatataaaaaatactGTTATGAATAAGCTAGATGAATATGTCAACTTAATTTATAAAGTAACAGATGAAATATTAACTTTATATACAACTCACaatttaaatgtatattcATCCATAAAAATGGATAATATGTCTTCTCGACAAAAGGGcatgaaaaaaagaaaagaaatattattacaatgGTGTCATGGAAATATAGGttacattatattattaatgaaattattgaattatgataatgtaccaacttattttaaaacaaaatataatgaagaaTACTTAAATAATATGGGCTTATTAATATGGGAAAAGGGGTTATTAACAAAAGGTTTAGGATTATGTCATGGTATATCAGGAAATGGAATAGTTCTTTTATACttgtataattatacacaaaataaaatatggTATACAAGAGCATATAAATATGCTCTCTTTtgtattaaatattttgataaGTTTTGTAATATTCCAGATAGGCCTTTATCATTATTCGAAGGGTATGCAGCTTTGGTTGTTTTCCTCTCCTTTATCTTGAAACCGGATCGAGTGTATTTCCCAGCTCACGACTTTTCAAAAATTATAAGCCCAgacaaataa
- a CDS encoding hypothetical protein (conserved Plasmodium protein, unknown function) — MLSIYKRICCNNALRAICIINKSVICVSFGNIIRIINVRNIDILADCVVSSSSHIYGFCYKKENNKKYGILIAHGVHKIYIYKLYINLRNEKCLLKLLKKYCTNKWILKTTFFLKKEEDDMIFSNSMSFTYERHKNEKTHNIDKINNIENKDLQKIKNILIISLSNGSILLLDIYKGISSLKYKFIGIHLLYSSDIFIKHKKKCYNIYVVGGTPFNKILLWSFKINKKDITKYWCAQTKKNNNINNNKISIPLKHFEELSGHRGIIFKVKFFKSTKYICSVSDDREGRVWYRMKNEEFIKKTNKRIVEKKNTYQMNKPSFYYYTCIKILTGHNARVWDIDMGKFKNKLFFFTCSEDSMCNVYSKNQNKFFKYSNNNSSTIRCILYHSYMQLIISGSDNGTLHIKPITSFFLQTHNDLNQVKNIYKHNNNNKKNDNYYNCGEDHISHPLCNNNIMMEDKKNHKNKLLYNSGTSINMYEENIIKRNPCIDYINSVVQKNDTINFYVDELCKIMKKKNDWIRSVDHINLYDVIVCTNFGRIYILKTKEKNRKLFLIYEEQRENYLLTCLTFFGTQCMCLGYSNGYCCFVILNEEYDNYTNCKNENNIKYNKQIEDINKEQDNIFYESQFISDENKNLQSTYFSCFNHRISEMLLVPLSCISYYNIIDSISTNEMSKYIDHVLYLRMRQSKQNKEQNVIKKNNNKKNNNNKNNNNNNNNNNNNNNNNNNNNNNNNNNNRCSSCRCSSCRCSSCCSNCFCCSLYTNKMLLQNMERDLDYSSYFHQIVYNHNIPNLNHISCTLIEKKEKSYSCSPSLPGLSFDLSIKTFLLFNFDHTGNIKIFNIEVCKNEKVDIQKMCDTMIDVKNKKSKIICVNYVLRQKRIKIEKKKKNLKEIKNVYMDDVQHKISILLFVGDEYGCIFILYINIPIQIDENNKIIYHFNKAYIKSKEKLRVHNNRKVFDIKIIDQCIYSCGQNGNILKYELYKDERKIYSLYKLCLIKIPYYSSLYKILPTIYNIPSDTYHTKVYSNSLTKKEKHNPRHNINNNDNNNKKKNNNFYYYYNDGHHKFSTFTNEDKKKMNNIHDNIFICCFKEKKFVLYDMKNKTEYLSVECGGFRRPLSVFMKSLSNTSLTFSLCFCKEKNIFFYFKNINNKTNNIIPYEQIYYNSDFHAKNVSFLLWFDQNYFCTCSEDGTIKLMYINKKKNIRNIENIKKTEQNKNVKVNNLKDIKNDTFINNNNYNIYDKKKKINYLKYELRIIQNVYNHTEPIFHMSFLKSPFYFSTKFKLFISVGAKNSANIFYTFVHNENSNGTATYKEHTNNYHHHNNKNNILGNTIILNNIDNSKNNAPIIYHLEKLRTHQFSSNLRYLCVHGFFNIISNVEYTYVIQTNIFIGTSIGYIFHYTGLYEFTIYNKIIFSKIIKRATIISTYNLNSTILSLSWKQICINRNYDNIDGNNTYDKNNTNDNNIYDKNNTNDNNIYDKNNIDVNNIYDKNNTNDNNIYDKNNTNDNNICDKNNTNDNNIYDMPPKEQNITNDNIFITKDKYKTNYTNYELVNILFCGLNNGMIIIYELDKKLKLLKKIHIHQNGINKICVKKKQKDYLQIYTCSDDQSINILIFKMIYTQNNKLKKLIIIQNTKFTHSHLSSIRSLYMFSNYLFSVSWDQYIHIWKIQKNEQKIYFLNKIRQIKTSVYDVSCINSFVRKKYKNIQNNKNNTIKYKVYLCVSGINGSMEVFHLKFAP; from the coding sequence atgcttagtatatataaaagaatttgTTGTAATAATGCACTAAGAGctatatgtattataaataaatctGTAATATGTGTTTCATTCggaaatattataagaataataaatgtacGAAATATAGATATCTTAGCAGATTGTGTAGTATCTAGTAGTAGTCATATATATGGCTTTTGTTAtaagaaagaaaataataaaaaatatggtATATTAATAGCACATGGtgtacataaaatatatatttataaattatatataaatttaaggaatgaaaaatgtttattgaagttattaaaaaaatattgtacGAACAAATGGATTTTAAAAACgacattttttttaaaaaaggaagaaGATGACATGATTTTTTCAAATTCCATGTCCTTTACATATGAGAGacataaaaatgaaaagacACATAATATcgataaaataaataatatagaaaataaagatttacaaaaaattaaaaacattCTTATCATATCATTAAGTAACGGGagtattttattattagatatatataaaggtATAAGttcattaaaatataaatttataggtatacatttattatatagttctgatatattcataaagcataaaaaaaaatgttacaatatatatgtcGTAGGAGGTACTccatttaataaaatattattgtggtcatttaaaattaataaaaaagatattacaaaatattgGTGTGCTCAaacaaagaaaaataataacataaataataataaaattagtATACCATTAAAACATTTCGAAGAATTATCTGGACATAGAGGTATCATTTTTAAAgttaaattttttaaaagcACAAAATATATCTGCTCAGTTTCTGATGATAGAGAAGGACGTGTATGGTATAGGATGAAGAATGAAGAATTTATTAAgaaaacaaataaaaggatagtagaaaaaaaaaatacatatcaaatgaataaaccctctttttattattatacatgtataaaaatattaacagGTCATAATGCTAGAGTATGGGATATAGATATGGGGAAgtttaaaaacaaattatttttttttacatgtAGTGAAGATAGTATGTGTAATGTTTATTCTAAAAATCAAAACAagttttttaaatattcaaataataattctaGCACAATCAgatgtatattatatcattcTTATATGCAATTAATTATATCAGGATCGGATAATGGCACCTTACACATTAAGCCCATaacttctttttttttacaaacACACAACGATTTAAACCAggtaaaaaatatatataaacataataataataataagaagaatgataattattataattgtGGAGAGGATCACATTTCACACCCACTATGCAACAACAATATAATGATggaagataaaaaaaatcataaaaataaacttCTTTATAATTCCGGTACAtcaataaatatgtatgaagaaaatattataaaaagaaacCCTTGTAtagattatataaatagtgTTGTACAAAAGAACGATACgattaatttttatgtagatgaattatgtaaaattatgaaaaagaaaaatgacTGGATAAGATCTGTAgatcatataaatttatatgatgTAATAGTTTGTACAAATTTTGGACgaatatacattttaaaaacaaaagaaaaaaatagaaagttatttttaatatatgaagaaCAACGAGAGAATTATTTGTTGACTTGTTTAACTTTTTTCGGAACTCAATGTATGTGTTTAGGATATAGTAATGGATATTGCTGTTTTGTTATTTTAAATGAGgaatatgataattatacaaattgtaaaaatgaaaataatataaaatataataaacaaatagaagatataaataaagagcaggataatatattttatgaatcTCAATTTATATCTGAtgaaaacaaaaatttaCAATCAACATATTTCTCATGTTTTAATCATCGTATAAGTGAAATGTTGTTAGTACCATTATCATGTATAagttattataatatcattGATTCGATTTCTACAAATGAAATGAGCAAATATATTGATCACGTTTTGTATTTACGTATGCGTCAGAgtaaacaaaataaagaacaaaatgtaataaaaaaaaataataataaaaaaaataataataataaaaataataataacaataataataataataataataataacaataacaataataacaataataataataataataataataatcgTTGTAGTAGTTGCCGTTGTAGTAGTTGCCGTTGTAGTAGTTGCTGTAGTAATTGTTTTTGTTGTAGTTTATATACAAACAAAATGTTGTTACAAAATATGGAAAGAGATTTAGATTATTCTTCCTATTTTCATcaaattgtatataatcataatatacCCAATTTAAATCATATATCATGCACActtatagaaaaaaaagaaaaatcaTATTCATGTAGCCCAAGCCTACCAGGTTTATCATTTGACCTATCTATAAAGacatttttattgttcAACTTTGATCATACgggaaatataaaaatttttaatatcgaagtttgtaaaaatgaaaaggtAGACATCCAAAAAATGTGCGATACAATGATTGAcgtaaaaaataagaaatccaaaataatttgtgttaattatgttttaagacagaaaagaataaaaatagaaaagaaaaaaaagaatttaaaagaaataaaaaatgtgtaTATGGATGATGTACAACATAAAATAAGTATCTTATTATTCGTAGGAGATGAATATGgatgtatttttattctttatattaatataccTATACAAAtagatgaaaataataaaattatttatcattttaataaagcttatataaaatccaaagaaaaattacgtgtccataataatagaaaagTGTTCGATATAAAAATCATTGATCaatgtatatattcatGTGGACAAAATGGTAATATACttaaatatgaattatataaagatgaaagaaaaatatattctttatataaattatgtttaattaaaataccttattattcttcattatataaaatattgcctactatatataatataccaAGCGATACCTATCATACAAAGGTATATTCTAATAGCTTAACAAAGAAAGAGAAACACAACCCTAGGCACAACATCaacaataatgataataataataagaagaagaataataatttttattattattataatgatggGCATCATAAATTTTCTACCTTTACCaatgaagataaaaaaaaaatgaataacATACACGATAATATCTTCATTTGTTGttttaaagaaaagaaatttGTCCTATAcgatatgaaaaataaaaccGAATATTTATCTGTTGAATGTGGTGGATTTAGAAGACCCTTAAGTGTATTTATGAAAAGTCTTTCGAATACTTCTTTAACCTTTTCTTTATGTTTCTGtaaagaaaagaatatatttttttattttaaaaatattaataacaaaacaaataatattataccatatgaacaaatatattacaattCTGATTTTCATGCAAAAAATGTTTCATTTCTTCTATGGTTTGatcaaaattatttttgtacTTGTTCAGAGGATGGGACCATCAAATTAATGTACATaaataagaagaaaaatataaggaatatagaaaatataaaaaaaacagaacaaaacaaaaatgtaaaagttaataatttgaaggatataaaaaatgatacatttattaataacaataattataatatatatgataaaaagaaaaaaattaattatttgaAATATGAGTTAAGAATTATtcaaaatgtatataatcATACAGAACCTATTTTTCATATGTCATTTTTGAAAAGtccattttatttttctacAAAATTTAAACTGTTTATATCAGTGGGTGCAAAAAATTCGgctaatattttttatacatttgTTCATAATGAAAATTCAAATGGGACAGCTACATATAAGGAACATacaaataattatcatcatcataataataaaaataatatattaggTAATACTATTATACTTAACAATATCgataattcaaaaaataatgcacctattatttatcatttagAAAAATTGAGAACTCACCAATTTTCTAGCAACTTAAGATATTTATGTGTACATggtttttttaatattatttctaatgtagaatatacatatgttaTTCAAACGAACATCTTTATCGGTACATCTATaggatatatatttcattacACTGGGTTATATGAATTCActatttataataaaatcatcttttcaaaaattattaaacGTGCAACTATTATATCTACATATAATTTGAACAGCACAATATTGTCCTTGAGCTGGAAACAAATATGTATCAATAgaaattatgataatatagatggtaataatacttatgataaaaataatactaatgacaataatatttatgataaaaacaatactaatgacaataatatttatgataaaaataatatagatgttaataatatttatgataaaaacaatactaatgacaataatatttatgataaaaacaatactaatgacaataatatttgtgataaaaacaatactaatgacaataatatttatgatatGCCCCcaaaagaacaaaatataacaaatgataacatatttataacgaaagataaatataaaacaaattaCACAAATTATGAACtagtaaatatattattttgtgGATTAAATAATGGtatgataattatttatgagcttgataaaaaattgaaattattaaaaaaaattcatattcatcaaaatggtataaataaaatatgtgttaaaaaaaaacaaaaagactacttacaaatatatacatgCTCAGATGATCAatctataaatatattaatttttaaaatgatatatacacaaaataataaattaaaaaaacttatcataatacaaaatacaaaatttaCACATTCACATTTATCATCCATTAGatctttatatatgttttctAATTACCTATTTAGTGTATCATGGGatcaatatatacatatttggaaaatacaaaaaaatgaacaaaaaatatatttcctAAACAAAATAAGACAAATTAAAACATCAGTGTATGATGTTTCTTGTATAAATTCTTTtgtaagaaaaaaatataaaaacatacagaacaataaaaataatactattaaatataaagttTATTTATGTGTCTCAGGAATTAATGGTAGTATGGAAGTATTCCATCTCAAATTTGCTCcataa
- a CDS encoding RNA methyltransferase, putative: MIIHKFFVSSFRQKVHNLNIFKRRNTKNLFYSTINCNIINNEITVKEDVLKPHWINMDNNKKLKNKCVDDETYKNEESNLQNNEYLYISKKSRMMKYIIRLRKKKNFRKKNNSFFVKDSNTIFHLSKNKNIQFEAVLGTNKDILNNFKNKQCTKLYYINKDILNYIFYDTLHVRRQDKNDAVAIIKIPHLSNTINNIKFLLVLDRIRYAYNLGKILNVAYSMNIDCLYYTKHTADPYNPKVVEITKGTHLNIPHIFGNYQELEQLCKEHKLIPIVAHTNGQNIDTFFKKNKIKNNNINGICLILGSESTGPHTDVFKYAHPIHLPMHEMTNSLNVFVAASILIHYIKKCCL; the protein is encoded by the exons atgattatacataaattttttgtttcttcATTTCGACAGAAGGTTCATAACTTGaacatatttaaaagaagaaatacgaaaaatttattttattccACAATAAATTGTAATATCATTAACAATGAGATAACCGTTAAGGAGGATGTTTTAAAACCTCACTGGATTAACatggataataataaaaagcTTAAGAATAAATGTGTAGATGATGAGacttataaaaatgaagagTCAAACCTTCAgaataatgaatatttatatatatctaagAAATCTAGGAtgatgaaatatattataagattacgaaaaaaaaaaaactttcgaaaaaaaaacaattcattttttgttaaaGATTCTAATACAATTTTCCATTTATcgaaaaataaaaatatacaatttGAAGCAGTACTAGGAacaaataaagatatattaaataattttaaaaataagcAATGCACAAagttatattatataaataaagatatattaaattatattttttatgatacCTTACATGTAAGGAGAcaagataaaaatgatgCTGTGGCTATAATAAAGATACCACATTTATCGAATACAatcaataatattaaatttttattagtACTTGATCGAATTCGATATGCATATAATCTtggaaaaatattaaatgttGCATATTCAATGAATATAgattgtttatattatacgAAACATACTGCAGATCCTTATAACCCGAAGGTGGTGGAAATAACAAAAGGCACACATCTAAATATTCCTCATATATTTGGAAATTATCAAGAACTAGAACAATTATGTAAGGAACACAAATTAATACCTATCGTAGCACATACCAATGGACAAAATATAGATaccttttttaaaaaaaataaaataaaaaataataatataaatggtATCTGTCTCATATTAGGAAGTGAATCAACAGGCCCCCACACAGACGTATTTAAATATGCCCATCC GATTCATTTACCAATGCACGAAATGACCAACTCCCTAAACGTTTTTGTCGCAGCCAGTATTttaattcattatattaaaaaatgttgtttataa